The window ATTAAAAGGCAATTTTATTTTTATTCTATTGTGCATTGATATTACTATGATCCCAACTAAAAAACCGAAAATAGTTTCAAATCCTAAAAATCCAAACCCTTTAAAAAAAAGATAAACAAAAAGTATAGAGATTGGTAGTATAAATATACTTAGAATTTTATATTTTTTTGTAAATAGTAGATAGCCACTGTAAAATATAAAAAAAACAGAACTTACTAATCTATATCCATGAATATCAGAATCTAAAAAACTAAGATGAGCCAAAATAAAAAGACAAAGACTAAAAATAGCCATAAATAGTCCTATTTTTTTAAATTTAATGGCTATAATTAATAAAATATAAGCTTGTATTTCAGCACTTAAAGACCATGCAGGAGGGACTAGAAAATTTAAACCAATGCCGGTATTTATAAGTCCTACATCAATAAAAAAAAAGTAGTTTAATGGAATTAGGGTAAGATTTAGAAATATTTTATATACATCAAATTTAAAATCATTAAAATTAACGATAATAAAAAAGATAAGAGTAATAATAGATATTACAAAAAAAAGAGGATATATTCGTAAAAACCTATCAATTAAAAAATATTTTATATTATTTGGAGAGACT of the Campylobacter sp. RM16187 genome contains:
- a CDS encoding acyltransferase family protein, with amino-acid sequence MFGYLRFFLAYLVVINHLNFTFMGKYPGVFAVIIFYILAGFVTSKIFLTVSPNNIKYFLIDRFLRIYPLFFVISIITLIFFIIVNFNDFKFDVYKIFLNLTLIPLNYFFFIDVGLINTGIGLNFLVPPAWSLSAEIQAYILLIIAIKFKKIGLFMAIFSLCLFILAHLSFLDSDIHGYRLVSSVFFIFYSGYLLFTKKYKILSIFILPISILFVYLFFKGFGFLGFETIFGFLVGIIVISMHNRIKIKLPFNGFFGNLSYIIFLNHFLCIWLYEYFFNSRNILFISILSIVFGIVLYLFIEKPITKHRLSK